TAGCGGGTATGGGCGAGCGAGCGTTCTAGTCATTGATTGATTTCTTGTTCGTTGATCAACATCAGTGAACTATAAGTAAAAAGCTTTGTCCCAGTAAGGTCAAGAAACTTCATAAAATAATTACGGTTATAAAAATAATTCATCGATGAAGTTCAAATTATATATTTGAAGTAGATCTCACTTAAGGTGAATTATTAGATCTGTGTGCTGTCTACTCCTCCTAGATTAAGTGATCTACCTCTTTAAAACACCGTTCTGTATGTTTTCTACTCCCTTCTCATCCCCCTTAATTTAGTTAAGGGTGGAGGAAGCCAAACTTGTCATCCCCTCTTAATATAAACCCCGTTGAAACGAATCAGGGGAAACCCTAAACCTCTCTATCTTACGTCCGCCATTACTGCCTTTGGTTGCCGCAAGAGAGCAAAAATATAAAAACCTAAAATAAATCGTCCTTAATGGAGTTAAGAATGAAAAAAGTAAGTTTAATTGCTGCTGCAGTGGCAACTACATTAGCTGCTGGCTCTGCGTTCGCTGTAGATTTTAATGGTTACATGCGTGCTGGTACTGGTATTAGTGGTAATGACGGTGGTGATGTTGCATTCATGAAGAGCGGTATTGGCCGTCTAGGTAATGAAAGCGATAACTATTCTGAGTTTGGCTTGGCTGAAGAGCTAAAAACTGGTGAGCAAACTTGGCGAGTTGAGTCAATGATTGCTTCTGGTGCTGATGGCGCAAATGGCTGGGAAGACGGCGACTTCAACGTCGCTCAGTTTGCTGTTAAAGCAAAAGGCGTTCTATCTTTTGATGAAGAAGCGACGCTTTGGGCTGGTAAAACATACTACCAACGTAAAGATATCCACATCACTGACTTCTACTTCCTAAATACATCTGGTACTGGTGGTGGTATTGAAAATATTTCAGTTGGTAACCAAAAACTTTCTTTAGCAATTATTCAAGATGGCGAAGATGAGAACGGTGCTGGTTACATGGCTGATGCTCGTTTAGCTAATATCGGTTTATGGGAAGATGCTAGTTTAGAGCTTGGTGTTGTTTACAACTTCGGTACTGAAAACAAAAATGGCAAATACGATGGCGATGATGGCCTTCTTGCTACAGGTATTATCCATCAAAATATGAGCAATGGCTTTAACCAAACTGTTGTTCAGCTAGGTACTGCTGGTTACGGCGTTCAAATGGCTAACTTCTGGGGTTCAGGTGCGTACTATGATCGCTCTGGTGAGCAAGATGATGGTTTTGGTTACCGTATTCTGAACTGGGGTGTAATGAACCTAGGCGAATCTTGGGAAATGGGTCACCAACTTGCATACCTAGCAGGTTCTGACTTAGGTGTTGATAAGCATGATTCAAGCCAATACTCTATCGTGGCTCGTCCAATGTATAAGTGGAACGACACAATGCGTACTATCTTCGAAGCGGGCTATAACGCTGGTGAAGTAGATGACGTTGACTTTGGTGGCGCTAAATTTACTGTTGCTCAAGCATGGGCAATGGGTGACAGCTTCTGGGCTCGTCCTGAAATCCGTGTATACGGTAGCTACTTGATGGATCTAGAAGGTGATTCATTCGGTGAGGTTAAAGATGCAAACGGTGTTGTGACTGGTCAAGGTGCAGACAATGATTTCGTTGTTGGTATCCAAGTTGAAGC
This genomic window from Vibrio toranzoniae contains:
- the lamB gene encoding maltoporin LamB, yielding MKKVSLIAAAVATTLAAGSAFAVDFNGYMRAGTGISGNDGGDVAFMKSGIGRLGNESDNYSEFGLAEELKTGEQTWRVESMIASGADGANGWEDGDFNVAQFAVKAKGVLSFDEEATLWAGKTYYQRKDIHITDFYFLNTSGTGGGIENISVGNQKLSLAIIQDGEDENGAGYMADARLANIGLWEDASLELGVVYNFGTENKNGKYDGDDGLLATGIIHQNMSNGFNQTVVQLGTAGYGVQMANFWGSGAYYDRSGEQDDGFGYRILNWGVMNLGESWEMGHQLAYLAGSDLGVDKHDSSQYSIVARPMYKWNDTMRTIFEAGYNAGEVDDVDFGGAKFTVAQAWAMGDSFWARPEIRVYGSYLMDLEGDSFGEVKDANGVVTGQGADNDFVVGIQVEAWW